In Balaenoptera acutorostrata chromosome 12, mBalAcu1.1, whole genome shotgun sequence, a single window of DNA contains:
- the SRSF7 gene encoding serine/arginine-rich splicing factor 7 isoform X2 has protein sequence MSRYGRYGGETKVYVGNLGTGAGKGELERAFSYYGPLRTVWIARNPPGFAFVEFEDPRDAEDAVRGLDGKVICGSRVRVELSTGMPRRSRFDRPPARRPFDPNDRCYECGEKGHYAYDCHRYSRRRRSRSRSRSHSRSRGRRYSRSRSRSRGRRSRSASPRRSRSVSLRRSRSASLRRSRSGSIKGSRSRSRSRSRSRSLSRPRSSRSKSRSPSPKRSWKDTKAKKVKVARNTRGLAGVGVFGGW, from the exons ATGTCGCGCTACGGGCGGTACGGAGGAG AAACCAAGGTGTATGTTGGTAACCTGGGAACTGGTGCTGGCAAAGGAGAGTTAGAAAGGGCTTTCAGTTATTATGGTCCCTTAAGAACTGTGTGGATTGCCAGAAATCCTCCGGGATTTGCCTTTGTGGAATTTGAAGACCCTAGAGATGCAGAAGATGCAGTGCGAGGCCTGGATGGGAA agtGATTTGTGGTTCCCGAGTGAGAGTTGAACTATCAACAGGCATGCCTCGGAGATCTCGTTTTGATAGACCACCTGCCCGACGTCCCTTTGATCCCAATGATAGATGCTATGAGTGTGGCGAAAAGGGACATTATGCTTATGATTGTCATCGCTATAGCCGCCGAAGAAGAAGcag GTCACGGTCTAGATCACATTCAAGATCCAGAGGTAGGCGATACTCTCGCTCTCGCAGCAGGAGCAGGGGAAGGAG gTCAAGATCAGCATCTCCTCGGCGATCAAGATCTGTGTCTCTTCGTAGATCAAGATCAGCTTCACTCAGACGATCTAGGTCTGGTTCTATAAAAGGATCGAG ATCCCGGTCCAGGTCGAGATCAAGATCCAGGTCTCTTTCACGACCAAGAAGCAG CCGATCGAAGTCCAGATCTCCATCTCCAAAAAGAAG CTGGAAAGACACGAAGGCAAAGAAGGTCAAAGTAGCAAGAAATACTCGGGGCCTGGCTGGTGTTGGAGTGTTCGGAGGGTGGTGA
- the SRSF7 gene encoding serine/arginine-rich splicing factor 7 isoform X1, whose translation MSRYGRYGGETKVYVGNLGTGAGKGELERAFSYYGPLRTVWIARNPPGFAFVEFEDPRDAEDAVRGLDGKVICGSRVRVELSTGMPRRSRFDRPPARRPFDPNDRCYECGEKGHYAYDCHRYSRRRRSRSRSRSHSRSRGRRYSRSRSRSRGRRSRSASPRRSRSVSLRRSRSASLRRSRSGSIKGSRYFQSRSRSRSRSRSLSRPRSSRSKSRSPSPKRSWKDTKAKKVKVARNTRGLAGVGVFGGW comes from the exons ATGTCGCGCTACGGGCGGTACGGAGGAG AAACCAAGGTGTATGTTGGTAACCTGGGAACTGGTGCTGGCAAAGGAGAGTTAGAAAGGGCTTTCAGTTATTATGGTCCCTTAAGAACTGTGTGGATTGCCAGAAATCCTCCGGGATTTGCCTTTGTGGAATTTGAAGACCCTAGAGATGCAGAAGATGCAGTGCGAGGCCTGGATGGGAA agtGATTTGTGGTTCCCGAGTGAGAGTTGAACTATCAACAGGCATGCCTCGGAGATCTCGTTTTGATAGACCACCTGCCCGACGTCCCTTTGATCCCAATGATAGATGCTATGAGTGTGGCGAAAAGGGACATTATGCTTATGATTGTCATCGCTATAGCCGCCGAAGAAGAAGcag GTCACGGTCTAGATCACATTCAAGATCCAGAGGTAGGCGATACTCTCGCTCTCGCAGCAGGAGCAGGGGAAGGAG gTCAAGATCAGCATCTCCTCGGCGATCAAGATCTGTGTCTCTTCGTAGATCAAGATCAGCTTCACTCAGACGATCTAGGTCTGGTTCTATAAAAGGATCGAGGTATTTCCA ATCCCGGTCCAGGTCGAGATCAAGATCCAGGTCTCTTTCACGACCAAGAAGCAG CCGATCGAAGTCCAGATCTCCATCTCCAAAAAGAAG CTGGAAAGACACGAAGGCAAAGAAGGTCAAAGTAGCAAGAAATACTCGGGGCCTGGCTGGTGTTGGAGTGTTCGGAGGGTGGTGA
- the SRSF7 gene encoding serine/arginine-rich splicing factor 7 isoform X3, with protein sequence MSRYGRYGGETKVYVGNLGTGAGKGELERAFSYYGPLRTVWIARNPPGFAFVEFEDPRDAEDAVRGLDGKVICGSRVRVELSTGMPRRSRFDRPPARRPFDPNDRCYECGEKGHYAYDCHRYSRRRRSRSRSRSHSRSRGRRYSRSRSRSRGRRSRSASPRRSRSVSLRRSRSASLRRSRSGSIKGSRYFQSRSRSRSRSRSLSRPRSSRSKSRSPSPKRSRSPSGSPRRSASPERVD encoded by the exons ATGTCGCGCTACGGGCGGTACGGAGGAG AAACCAAGGTGTATGTTGGTAACCTGGGAACTGGTGCTGGCAAAGGAGAGTTAGAAAGGGCTTTCAGTTATTATGGTCCCTTAAGAACTGTGTGGATTGCCAGAAATCCTCCGGGATTTGCCTTTGTGGAATTTGAAGACCCTAGAGATGCAGAAGATGCAGTGCGAGGCCTGGATGGGAA agtGATTTGTGGTTCCCGAGTGAGAGTTGAACTATCAACAGGCATGCCTCGGAGATCTCGTTTTGATAGACCACCTGCCCGACGTCCCTTTGATCCCAATGATAGATGCTATGAGTGTGGCGAAAAGGGACATTATGCTTATGATTGTCATCGCTATAGCCGCCGAAGAAGAAGcag GTCACGGTCTAGATCACATTCAAGATCCAGAGGTAGGCGATACTCTCGCTCTCGCAGCAGGAGCAGGGGAAGGAG gTCAAGATCAGCATCTCCTCGGCGATCAAGATCTGTGTCTCTTCGTAGATCAAGATCAGCTTCACTCAGACGATCTAGGTCTGGTTCTATAAAAGGATCGAGGTATTTCCA ATCCCGGTCCAGGTCGAGATCAAGATCCAGGTCTCTTTCACGACCAAGAAGCAG CCGATCGAAGTCCAGATCTCCATCTCCAAAAAGAAG tcgTTCCCCATCAGGAAGTCCGCGAAGAAGTGCAAGTCCTGAAAGAGTGGACTGA
- the SRSF7 gene encoding serine/arginine-rich splicing factor 7 isoform X4 — MSRYGRYGGETKVYVGNLGTGAGKGELERAFSYYGPLRTVWIARNPPGFAFVEFEDPRDAEDAVRGLDGKVICGSRVRVELSTGMPRRSRFDRPPARRPFDPNDRCYECGEKGHYAYDCHRYSRRRRSRSRSRSHSRSRGRRYSRSRSRSRGRRSRSASPRRSRSVSLRRSRSASLRRSRSGSIKGSRSRSRSRSRSRSLSRPRSSRSKSRSPSPKRSRSPSGSPRRSASPERVD; from the exons ATGTCGCGCTACGGGCGGTACGGAGGAG AAACCAAGGTGTATGTTGGTAACCTGGGAACTGGTGCTGGCAAAGGAGAGTTAGAAAGGGCTTTCAGTTATTATGGTCCCTTAAGAACTGTGTGGATTGCCAGAAATCCTCCGGGATTTGCCTTTGTGGAATTTGAAGACCCTAGAGATGCAGAAGATGCAGTGCGAGGCCTGGATGGGAA agtGATTTGTGGTTCCCGAGTGAGAGTTGAACTATCAACAGGCATGCCTCGGAGATCTCGTTTTGATAGACCACCTGCCCGACGTCCCTTTGATCCCAATGATAGATGCTATGAGTGTGGCGAAAAGGGACATTATGCTTATGATTGTCATCGCTATAGCCGCCGAAGAAGAAGcag GTCACGGTCTAGATCACATTCAAGATCCAGAGGTAGGCGATACTCTCGCTCTCGCAGCAGGAGCAGGGGAAGGAG gTCAAGATCAGCATCTCCTCGGCGATCAAGATCTGTGTCTCTTCGTAGATCAAGATCAGCTTCACTCAGACGATCTAGGTCTGGTTCTATAAAAGGATCGAG ATCCCGGTCCAGGTCGAGATCAAGATCCAGGTCTCTTTCACGACCAAGAAGCAG CCGATCGAAGTCCAGATCTCCATCTCCAAAAAGAAG tcgTTCCCCATCAGGAAGTCCGCGAAGAAGTGCAAGTCCTGAAAGAGTGGACTGA